In Opitutus sp., one genomic interval encodes:
- a CDS encoding serine protease gives MTTLVLLFLIGTLLLTAEVFLPGGIAGAAGAMVLLVGSVLAFNQYGLAGGVWASVGALGLLGLMLYVELVLLPKTKLGRALVVDASVDGTSQPPIARPEDVVDQPAVALTTLAPSGFVQVAGRRFEAFCCSGYAAKGADLRVVGVDNFRLIVIVSNPISS, from the coding sequence ATGACCACCCTCGTGCTCTTGTTTTTGATCGGAACGCTGTTGCTCACGGCGGAAGTTTTTTTGCCGGGAGGCATAGCCGGTGCCGCTGGGGCGATGGTCCTTCTGGTGGGCAGCGTACTGGCTTTTAACCAGTACGGGCTGGCGGGCGGGGTTTGGGCCAGTGTTGGCGCGTTGGGGCTGCTCGGCCTGATGCTTTACGTCGAACTGGTGCTGCTGCCGAAAACCAAACTCGGACGCGCGCTTGTGGTGGATGCGAGCGTGGATGGCACGAGTCAGCCGCCCATCGCTCGACCCGAAGACGTGGTGGACCAACCGGCGGTGGCGCTGACCACTTTGGCGCCCAGCGGATTTGTCCAAGTGGCGGGGCGGCGGTTCGAGGCGTTTTGCTGCTCGGGCTACGCCGCAAAAGGTGCCGACTTACGTGTCGTCGGCGTAGATAATTTTCGTCTCATCGTTATCGTTTCCAACCCAATTTCCTCATGA
- the floA gene encoding flotillin-like protein FloA (flotillin-like protein involved in membrane lipid rafts), with protein sequence MNNLPLLILIPLVIAILIAAGVFISFIGVWLKARLNGAPVGILTLLGMRLGGVPYSLVVDARITAVKAGIEVTTDKISAHFLAGGNVVPTVQALVAAQKAGIVLDWDRACAIDLATKGSGKSVVEAVRTSVDPKVIDCPNPESGRTTIDGVAKDGIQVKVKARVTVRTHLDRFVGGAKEETIIARVGEGIVSTIGSSESYKIVLESPDSISKTVLARGLDVGSAFEILSIDIADVDVGENVGAKLQQAQAEANKSIAQAEAEIRRAAAVAVEQEMKARVQEMQAEVVRAQAEVPRALAEAFRSGRLGVMDYYKMENVQADTAMRKSIAQPGEGQKS encoded by the coding sequence ATGAACAACCTACCGTTACTCATCCTCATCCCGCTCGTCATCGCCATCCTCATTGCGGCTGGCGTTTTCATTTCCTTCATCGGCGTTTGGCTTAAAGCCCGCCTCAACGGTGCGCCCGTCGGCATCCTTACCTTGCTGGGCATGCGCCTCGGTGGCGTGCCTTACAGCCTGGTGGTCGATGCGCGCATCACCGCGGTGAAAGCCGGCATCGAGGTCACCACCGACAAAATCTCCGCGCACTTCCTGGCCGGCGGCAATGTGGTGCCGACGGTGCAGGCGTTGGTTGCCGCGCAAAAGGCCGGCATCGTGCTCGACTGGGACCGCGCCTGCGCGATCGATTTGGCGACCAAGGGCTCCGGTAAATCCGTGGTCGAGGCCGTGCGCACCTCGGTCGATCCGAAGGTGATCGACTGCCCCAACCCCGAGTCCGGCCGCACCACCATCGACGGCGTGGCCAAGGACGGCATCCAGGTGAAGGTGAAGGCCCGCGTGACGGTGCGCACCCACCTCGACCGTTTCGTGGGCGGTGCCAAGGAGGAGACCATCATCGCGCGCGTCGGCGAGGGTATCGTTTCGACCATCGGCTCGTCGGAAAGTTACAAAATCGTGCTGGAGTCTCCCGATAGCATTTCCAAGACGGTTTTGGCGCGCGGCCTCGATGTGGGCTCCGCATTCGAGATCCTCTCTATCGACATCGCCGACGTCGACGTGGGCGAGAACGTAGGCGCCAAACTGCAGCAAGCCCAGGCCGAGGCCAACAAGAGCATCGCTCAGGCCGAGGCGGAAATCCGCCGTGCAGCCGCCGTGGCCGTCGAGCAGGAGATGAAGGCCCGCGTGCAGGAGATGCAGGCCGAGGTGGTCCGCGCGCAGGCTGAAGTGCCGCGCGCTCTCGCCGAGGCGTTCCGCTCCGGTCGTCTGGGCGTGATGGACTACTACAAAATGGAAAACGTGCAGGCCGACACCGCCATGCGGAAATCGATCGCGCAGCCCGGCGAAGGCCAGAAATCCTGA